One Streptosporangium sp. NBC_01495 DNA window includes the following coding sequences:
- a CDS encoding DNA polymerase III subunit delta' has translation MGVFDDLVGQERAAATLRRAAAAGADLLAGGRGAGMTHAWLFTGPPGSGREEAARAFTAALFCPDQGCGHCDMCHQVAVGSHPDLEIVRPQGLSYGIKDTRRLILRAAGAPTLGRWRVVLFEDADRATEGASNALLKAIEEPPPKTVWLLCAPSPDDMMITIRSRCRLVTLVTPPTAAVAHVLATRENVPPTMAEFAARAAQGHIDRARRLALDGEARARREAVLSIPRSLTGVGECVMAAERLVKTAEDEAAAVTAVLNESEITELRQVYGEGSTGKGLNRGLIRGGAGALKDLEDRQKSRATRTKRDVIDASLLDLVAFYRDVLAVQFGAHVELASEDRRADLDDLARASTPEDTLRRIDAIMRCRRRLASNVSPQMAVESMTISLHRPRL, from the coding sequence GTGGGAGTCTTTGATGATCTTGTGGGGCAGGAGCGGGCCGCCGCGACGCTCCGCCGGGCGGCGGCGGCCGGGGCCGACCTGCTGGCCGGGGGGCGCGGTGCCGGGATGACCCACGCGTGGCTGTTCACCGGGCCGCCCGGGTCCGGGCGCGAGGAGGCCGCGCGGGCGTTCACCGCCGCGCTGTTCTGCCCCGACCAGGGGTGCGGCCACTGCGACATGTGCCACCAGGTGGCGGTCGGCTCCCACCCCGACCTGGAGATCGTCCGCCCGCAGGGGCTCTCGTACGGCATCAAGGACACCCGGCGGCTCATTCTGCGCGCGGCCGGGGCGCCGACGCTGGGCCGCTGGCGGGTCGTGCTGTTCGAGGACGCCGACCGGGCGACCGAGGGGGCGTCCAACGCGCTGCTCAAGGCGATCGAGGAGCCGCCGCCGAAGACGGTGTGGCTGCTCTGCGCGCCCTCCCCGGACGACATGATGATCACCATCAGGTCCCGCTGCAGGCTCGTCACGCTCGTCACCCCGCCCACCGCGGCGGTCGCCCACGTGCTGGCCACGCGCGAGAACGTGCCGCCGACGATGGCGGAGTTCGCCGCCAGGGCCGCCCAGGGGCACATCGACCGCGCCCGCAGGCTGGCCCTGGACGGGGAGGCGCGTGCGCGCCGCGAGGCGGTGCTGTCCATCCCCCGGTCGCTCACCGGCGTCGGGGAGTGCGTGATGGCCGCCGAGCGGCTGGTGAAGACCGCCGAGGACGAGGCCGCCGCGGTCACCGCGGTGCTGAACGAGTCGGAGATCACCGAGCTGCGCCAGGTCTACGGCGAGGGCTCTACGGGCAAGGGGCTCAACAGGGGCCTGATCCGCGGCGGTGCCGGGGCGCTCAAGGATCTTGAGGATCGGCAGAAGTCCCGGGCGACCCGCACCAAGCGCGACGTCATCGACGCGTCCCTGCTCGACCTGGTGGCGTTCTACCGCGACGTGCTGGCGGTGCAGTTCGGCGCGCACGTGGAACTGGCCAGCGAGGACCGCCGCGCCGACCTGGACGACCTGGCCCGCGCCTCCACGCCGGAGGACACCCTGCGCAGGATCGACGCGATCATGCGCTGCCGGAGGCGGCTGGCGTCCAACGTCAGCCCGCAGATGGCGGTCGAGTCGATGACCATCTCCCTGCACCGGCCCCGGCTCTGA
- a CDS encoding SigE family RNA polymerase sigma factor yields MGRPEPAETISGLYAGHALGLTRLALLMIGDRESAEDVVQEAFLGLHRRFGRLRDPEKALVYLRSAVLNNARTVLRRRRLPSWFAGTYTPPVWSAESEAMLGDERRAVVEALHRLPRRQREVLLLRFYADLSEDETARAMGISRGTVKSTTHRALNALGRLLGDNQ; encoded by the coding sequence GTGGGCAGACCCGAGCCCGCTGAGACGATCAGCGGGCTCTACGCCGGGCACGCGCTAGGGCTGACCCGGCTGGCCCTGCTCATGATCGGGGATCGCGAGTCCGCCGAGGACGTGGTGCAGGAGGCGTTCCTCGGTCTCCATCGCCGGTTCGGCCGGCTGAGGGATCCGGAGAAGGCACTCGTCTATCTGCGCAGTGCCGTGTTGAACAACGCGCGCACCGTGCTGCGTCGCAGGCGGCTGCCCTCGTGGTTCGCCGGGACGTACACGCCGCCCGTCTGGTCGGCCGAGTCCGAGGCGATGCTCGGCGACGAGCGCCGGGCGGTCGTCGAGGCTCTCCACCGGTTGCCGCGCCGGCAGCGCGAGGTGCTGCTGCTGCGCTTCTACGCGGACCTGTCGGAGGACGAGACCGCCAGGGCCATGGGGATCAGTCGCGGCACCGTCAAGTCCACCACGCATCGGGCGCTGAACGCGCTCGGCCGTCTCCTGGGGGATAACCAGTGA